From Zingiber officinale cultivar Zhangliang chromosome 5B, Zo_v1.1, whole genome shotgun sequence, the proteins below share one genomic window:
- the LOC121986412 gene encoding organic cation/carnitine transporter 3-like encodes MADEAPLLLRYHSAENQNELAGTRPPPPSMETVDETLERYMGGFQLLQAIFVAFAWAFDAQQTFINVFTDAEPTWHCTSAGDSNSAACSASTPCSLPPGSWVWDSPAHASVVSEWSLQCAGSALVGLPASAYFLGCLFGGFLLSTLADSVLGRKNMLFLSCFTMSLSAALTVVSPNLWAYAAMRLLCGCARATVGTSALVLSTEMVGKRWREKVSIAGFFCFTLGFLSLPAMAYLNRGESWRRLYLWTSVPCFFYSVLIYFWIKESPRWLLVRGRRDEAIQTIKSMTANNRNAITSSFSKLIVAEDAGDFDNVFSALKVLWVKRWALRRLLAAMTVGFGLGLVYYGMPLNLGNLGSDLYLSVTLNALAELPSSLATLFLVGRVNRRSSTVAFTTASGALSLLCVAVTTEPWRTAAEVSSFFAACTAFDLLLIYCIELFPTCVRNSAITMVRQTIVLGGVFAPVLVAEGRKRSFLSFGVFGTVVGCCGLFTACLPETRGRSMCDTMEEEELKQMIMSTSTTTP; translated from the coding sequence CCACTCCGCCGAGAACCAAAATGAACTCGCCGGAACGAGGCCGCCGCCGCCGTCGATGGAAACCGTAGATGAGACTCTCGAGAGGTATATGGGCGGCTTCCAACTCCTCCAAGCCATTTTCGTCGCCTTCGCGTGGGCTTTCGACGCCCAGCAGACCTTCATCAACGTCTTCACCGACGCCGAGCCTACCTGGCACTGCACTTCAGCTGGCGACTCCAACTCCGCCGCCTGCTCCGCCTCCACCCCTTGTAGCCTTCCTCCAGGCTCCTGGGTCTGGGACTCCCCGGCCCACGCTTCGGTGGTGTCGGAGTGGAGCCTCCAGTGCGCGGGCTCCGCCCTCGTCGGTCTCCCAGCCTCCGCCTACTTCTTAGGCTGCCTATTCGGCGGCTTCCTCCTATCGACGCTGGCGGACTCTGTTCTCGGCCGGAAGAACATGCTCTTCCTCTCCTGCTTCACCATGTCCCTCTCCGCCGCTCTCACGGTGGTGTCGCCCAATCTCTGGGCCTACGCGGCAATGAGGCTCCTCTGCGGGTGCGCGCGCGCCACCGTCGGCACCTCCGCGCTGGTGCTCTCGACGGAGATGGTTGGGAAGCGGTGGCGGGAGAAGGTCAGCATCGCCGGCTTCTTCTGCTTCACTCTCGGCTTCCTATCTTTGCCGGCCATGGCTTACCTCAACCGCGGGGAGTCGTGGAGAAGGCTCTATCTCTGGACCTCCGTCCCCTGTTTCTTCTACTCTGTTCTGATATATTTCTGGATCAAAGAATCGCCGCGGTGGCTTCTGGTGCGCGGCCGCCGCGACGAGGCCATTCAAACGATCAAGAGCATGACGGCGAACAATCGCAACGCCATCACCTCCAGCTTTTCGAAATTGATCGTCGCAGAGGACGCCGGCGACTTCGACAACGTCTTCTCCGCCTTGAAAGTGCTATGGGTTAAAAGATGGGCACTTCGCCGGCTACTCGCCGCCATGACCGTCGGCTTCGGCCTCGGGCTGGTCTACTACGGGATGCCGCTCAACTTGGGCAACCTCGGCTCCGATCTCTACCTCAGCGTGACGCTTAACGCGCTGGCCGAGCTGCCCTCGTCGCTGGCCACCCTCTTCCTCGTCGGCAGGGTGAACCGGCGGAGCTCCACGGTGGCGTTCACCACTGCAAGCGGGGCGCTCAGCCTCCTGTGCGTGGCGGTGACGACGGAGCCGTGGCGGACAGCGGCCGAGGTGTCGTCCTTCTTCGCCGCCTGCACGGCCTTCGACCTCCTGCTCATCTACTGCATCGAGCTGTTCCCGACGTGCGTGAGGAACTCGGCGATCACGATGGTGAGGCAGACGATCGTGCTGGGCGGCGTGTTCGCGCCTGTGCTGGTGGCGGaggggaggaagaggagcttcctgtCGTTCGGCGTGTTCGGCACGGTGGTGGGTTGCTGCGGGCTGTTCACGGCGTGCCTGCCGGAGACGAGAGGGAGGAGCATGTGCGACACCatggaggaagaagagttgaagCAGATGATCATGAGCACCTCCACGACGACTCCATGA